The following are from one region of the Salvia splendens isolate huo1 chromosome 2, SspV2, whole genome shotgun sequence genome:
- the LOC121763924 gene encoding protein OCTOPUS-like produces the protein MNTTSADPTAPPPPPPPQQQPPRSSFSCDRHPVEQFTGFCPSCLCERLTTLDSSSSNTPSSSRRPSSAAAAAIKSLFSSTSKPKPLKPATFLPELRRSKSFSSSKNEALGLSIEPQRKSCDVRARSSLSTLFSLHEPTNNPIPSFSSNQSHQFTKKIESCVVGEVENGESFRDPRNVEEGRSIAFVDDEGDEIRPVQDSHLEGLRKSVELSLTSGEIVEEVFSLSTMKDHINLNSQEKKSSGGKIWAAASVFSKKWNNWRRKHKVKKQSNGENFATLPVEKPISRQFRETQSEVADYGFGRRSCDTDPRFSLDAGRMSFDDARYSFEEPRASWDGHLIGRSFPRMAPMVSVMEDARPDMQIPVEELTKKCGGGDDEGVPGGSSQTREYYLDSSSSRGRKSIDRSSSIRKGVVAEIDEHKMAYNAKVSPATADSFHVAKVLVDSNSNSNLMRDDLSETFELSSGLRDINSVVGAKETTNKSRRWSWRIWRFMQGRSGGNKDGDEEEDAKYTRVNGVERSLSESWQETRGGGFNGNMYRSNSSVSWRNGGAPPFASGRKSSVEMYGNGKKRKELVLEKNRSGRYSPQNADNGLLRFYLTPMRGSRRGGTGKIKPANSQPIARSVLRLY, from the coding sequence ATGAATACCACTTCTGCAGACCCAACTGCGcctccacctccgccgccgccgcagcagCAACCGCCACGGTCATCCTTCAGCTGCGATCGCCACCCCGTCGAGCAATTCACTGGATTCTGCCCATCCTGCCTCTGCGAGCGCCTCACCACCCTCGACAGCTCCTCCTCCAACACCCCTTCCTCCTCTCGCCGCCCCtcttccgccgccgccgccgcaatcAAATCCCTCTTCTCATCCACTTCCAAGCCCAAGCCCTTAAAACCCGCCACCTTCCTCCCCGAACTCCGCCGCTCCAAATCATTCTCCTCATCCAAGAATGAAGCTTTAGGGCTATCAATCGAGCCCCAGAGAAAATCCTGCGACGTTAGAGCCAGAAGCTCTCTTTCCACGCTCTTCTCGCTCCACGAACCCACCAACAACCCAATTCCTTCTTTTTCATCCAATCAAAGCCATCAATTTACCAAAAAAATCGAATCTTGCGTAGTCGGAGAGGTCGAAAATGGGGAAAGTTTCAGAGATCCTCGAAATGTAGAGGAGGGAAGAAGTATCGCATTCGTGGACGACGAAGGAGATGAAATTAGGCCTGTTCAAGATTCCCATTTGGAGGGTTTGAGAAAATCGGTGGAGTTAAGCTTAACCAGCGGCGAAATCGTGGAGGAAGTGTTTAGTTTGAGTACGATGAAGGATCACATAAATCTCAATTCTCAGGAAAAGAAGAGCTCAGGAGGGAAAATCTGGGCCGCTGCTTCTGTTTTCAGCAAGAAATGGAATAACTGGAGAAGGAAACACAAGGTCAAGAAACAGAGCAATGGCGAAAACTTTGCTACATTGCCTGTCGAAAAGCCGATTTCGAGGCAGTTTAGGGAGACTCAGTCTGAGGTTGCTGATTATGGATTCGGGAGGAGATCTTGCGACACCGATCCTAGATTCTCTCTTGATGCCGGGAGGATGAGCTTTGACGATGCACGATACTCGTTTGAGGAGCCTCGTGCATCTTGGGATGGCCATCTCATCGGGAGGAGTTTCCCGAGAATGGCGCCTATGGTCTCTGTGATGGAGGATGCACGCCCTGATATGCAGATTCCGGTGGAGGAGCTGACTAAGAAGTGTGGTGGTGGTGATGATGAAGGTGTGCCCGGGGGGTCATCGCAGACGAGGGAGTACTATCTAGATTCTTCCTCCTCGAGGGGGAGGAAGAGTATTGATCGGTCTAGTTCGATTAGGAAGGGTGTTGTTGCTGAGATTGATGAGCATAAAATGGCTTATAATGCCAAGGTTTCACCTGCCACTGCTGATTCCTTCCATGTGGCGAAGGTGTTGGTGGATTcgaactcaaactcaaacttgATGAGAGATGATCTGTCGGAGACGTTTGAGCTGAGCAGTGGATTGAGGGATATCAACTCTGTGGTTGGGGCGAAGGAGACGACGAACAAGTCTAGGAGGTGGAGTTGGAGGATATGGAGGTTTATGCAGGGACGGAGCGGTGGGAACAAGGACggggatgaggaggaggatgcCAAGTACACTAGGGTTAACGGGGTGGAGAGGTCGCTCTCTGAGTCTTGGCAGGAGACGAGGGGAGGCGGATTCAACGGGAATATGTATAGAAGCAATAGTAGTGTGAGCTGGAGAAACGGTGGAGCTCCTCCATTTGCTAGTGGGAGGAAATCGAGCGTGGAGATGTATGGGAAcgggaagaagaggaaggagtTGGTGTTGGAGAAGAATCGGAGTGGGAGATATTCGCCCCAAAACGCTGACAACGGGCTCCTCCGGTTTTACTTGACGCCTATGAGGGGCAGCCGGAGAGGGGGGACGGGAAAGATCAAGCCGGCAAACTCACAGCCGATTGCAAGAAGTGTGCTGCGCCTCTACTGA
- the LOC121763934 gene encoding probable anion transporter 3, chloroplastic, translated as MAAVAPLKSHLRRAHLRPAAHSGPIGLAATLSFRNSQVKKWGSVCTTYGERVPAAIRVCGAVRCTAEGMERGLFVGRKEGGFVAAERFKVVALVAAVMCLCNADRVVMSVAIVPLAAKYGWSTAFLGIVQSSFLWGYMFSSVLGGALVDRYGGKKVIAWGAALWSLATLVTPWAANHSTNSLLAVRAFFGLAEGVALPAMNHLLSRWFPNHERATAVGLSMGGFQLGNVVGLVLAPLLMQSIGISGPFMLFTALGLLWLVTWSFRVTNDPQECGTISKSELWLIQAGKGDSSVIKGSPPSLRHLLSKLPTWAIIFANFTNNWGYFVLLSWMPVYFKTVFDVNLKQAAWFSAVPWGTMALSGYIAGAASDYLIKSGYSTTSARKIMQSIGFIGPGIALLCLNHVRTPTIAAVFLTAALSLSSFSQAGFLLNMQDIAPQCAGFLHGISNSAGTLAAIISTIGTGYFVQWLGSFQAFLTLTACLYFATAIFWNLYATGERVF; from the exons ATGGCTGCCGTCGCGCCGCTAAAGTCCCATCTCCGCCGGGCCCATCTCCGGCCCGCAGCCCATTCGGGCCCGATCGGTCTAGCGGCGACTCTTTCGTTCCGGAATTCGCAGGTGAAGAAATGGGGGAGTGTTTGCACGACGTACGGCGAGAGGGTGCCGGCGGCGATTCGGGTTTGCGGGGCGGTGCGGTGCACGGCGGAGGGGATGGAAAGGGGGCTGTTTGTGGGGCGGAAGGAGGGCGGGTTTGTGGCGGCGGAGAGGTTCAAAGTGGTGGCGCTGGTGGCGGCGGTGATGTGCCTGTGCAATGCTGATAGAGTGGTGATGTCTGTTGCAATCGTTCCTCTCGCCGCCAAATATGGTTGGTCCACTGCTTTCTTAGGCATTGTTCAG TCATCCTTTCTGTGGGGATACATGTTTTCCTCTGTTCTCGGAGGAGCATTGGTCGACAGATACGGAGGGAAAAAAGTTATCGCATGGGGTGCAGCATTGTGGTCGCTAGCAACTCTCGTCACTCCATGGGCAGCTAATCACTCGACAAACAGCCTCTTAGCTGTCCGAGCCTTCTTTGGATTGGCCGAAGGGGTAGCTTTACCTGCAATGAATCACCTTCTATCGCG ATGGTTTCCAAACCATGAACGAGCTACTGCTGTTGGATTATCCATGGGGGGATTCCAGCTCGGGAACGTAGTGGGGTTGGTCTTGGCTCCGCTGCTGATGCAATCTATCGGGATTTCTGGCCCCTTCATGCTCTTTACTGCCCTCGGGCTTCTTTGGTTGGTTACATGGAGTTTTAGGGTCACGAATGACCCACAAGAGTGCGGAACAATCAGTAAATCTGAACTGTGGTTGATCCAGGCCGGGAAAGGCGACTCCTCTGTCATCAAGGGCAGCCCTCCATCGCTAAGGCATCTCCTATCCAAGCTGCCAACATGGGCTATAATCTTTGCTAATTTCACGAATAACTGG GGATACTTTGTTCTTCTATCGTGGATGCCTGTTTATTTCAAAACC GTGTTCGATGTGAACTTGAAGCAAGCGGCTTGGTTCAGTGCGGTTCCTTGGGGAACGATGGCGCTCTCAGGCTACATCGCTGGGGCAGCATCGGACTACTTGATCAAATCGGGTTACTCCACCACATCAGCAAGGAAAATCATGCAG TCAATCGGTTTCATTGGCCCGGGGATTGCATTGCTTTGCTTAAACCACGTCCGAACGCCTACAATTGCAGCCGTATTCTTAACAGCAGCCCTCAGCCTGAGCTCTTTCAGTCAAGCCGGCTTTCTACTCAACATGCAA GACATCGCGCCACAATGTGCAGGATTTCTCCACG GGATCTCGAATTCGGCAGGAACACTGGCAGCAATTATCAGCACAATTGGGACAGGATACTTTGTGCAGTGGCTAGGTTCATTTCAGGCATTTTTAACTCTTACAGCTTGTCTTTACTTTGCTACAGCCATATTTTGGAATCTCTATGCAACTGGAGAAAGAGTCTTTTAG